The Methanofollis sp. UBA420 genome contains a region encoding:
- the hisA gene encoding 1-(5-phosphoribosyl)-5-[(5-phosphoribosylamino)methylideneamino]imidazole-4-carboxamide isomerase: protein MMVFPAVDILNGQCVQLVQGKRESAVAYGTPLENARRWLDAGADALHVINLDGAFGSAQANVREIRELIQETGVFVELGGGIRSREDARAWLEIGVGRVILGTVAVREPEIVRDLSLEFGPEQVMAGVDARGGRVVIEGWEEEAGDYLSWAEKFEMLGAGSLLFTNVSVEGLCKGIDPEPVRHLLERTDLPVVVAGGVTTPADVRALRDLGVSGAVLGSALYSGKITIIEALEAAQ, encoded by the coding sequence TTTCCCGCAGTCGATATCCTCAACGGCCAGTGCGTCCAGCTGGTGCAGGGCAAAAGAGAGAGTGCGGTCGCCTACGGCACGCCTCTCGAGAACGCCCGGCGCTGGCTTGACGCCGGGGCCGACGCTCTCCATGTGATCAACCTGGACGGGGCCTTCGGCAGCGCACAGGCGAATGTCCGCGAGATCCGGGAACTGATCCAGGAGACAGGTGTCTTCGTCGAACTCGGCGGTGGTATCAGGAGCCGCGAGGACGCACGGGCCTGGCTGGAGATCGGTGTCGGCCGCGTGATCCTGGGGACCGTTGCGGTCAGGGAACCAGAGATCGTCCGCGACCTCTCCCTGGAGTTCGGGCCCGAGCAGGTGATGGCCGGCGTGGACGCCCGCGGCGGCCGTGTCGTCATCGAGGGCTGGGAGGAGGAGGCGGGCGACTACCTTTCCTGGGCCGAAAAATTTGAGATGCTCGGCGCGGGGTCTCTGCTCTTCACGAACGTGAGCGTGGAGGGGCTCTGTAAGGGTATCGACCCTGAACCGGTCAGGCACCTTCTGGAGCGCACCGATCTCCCGGTCGTGGTGGCGGGCGGGGTGACCACGCCGGCCGATGTCAGGGCCCTCAGGGATCTCGGCGTCTCGGGGGCGGTGCTCGGTTCGGCCCTGTACAGCGGGAAGATCACGATCATAGAGGCTCTGGAGGCGGCACAATGA